A genomic segment from bacterium encodes:
- a CDS encoding BsaWI family type II restriction enzyme: protein MPNNYETNSQRQRYVQKSGRAWEHFVRDKVNQDLISLKSKLKVIRGDDARNDSSLWKKLSIPVGKINSNQRIWGDIDLVVVDGNNNPVAIISCKTSLHGRLSESLFYAVVLKDMIPSLKFVFSTPDKGRQQSGRSWQSEWGSEESPTKDRQLGSHYTDGIYIENNKTKLGGKLKALSSLAKDLVNWYSNKLN from the coding sequence ATGCCTAATAACTACGAAACAAATAGTCAAAGACAAAGATATGTCCAAAAAAGCGGTAGAGCTTGGGAGCATTTTGTCAGAGATAAAGTAAATCAAGATTTGATTTCTCTTAAATCTAAATTAAAAGTCATAAGAGGTGATGATGCTAGAAATGATAGTAGTTTATGGAAAAAACTTAGTATTCCCGTTGGCAAAATTAATTCTAATCAAAGAATTTGGGGCGATATAGATCTTGTTGTAGTTGATGGAAACAACAATCCCGTTGCAATTATAAGTTGTAAAACTAGTTTACACGGAAGACTTTCAGAATCATTATTTTATGCTGTTGTTTTAAAAGATATGATTCCAAGTTTAAAATTTGTTTTCTCTACTCCTGACAAAGGAAGACAGCAAAGTGGGCGGTCTTGGCAGTCAGAATGGGGTAGTGAAGAAAGTCCAACAAAAGATAGACAACTAGGTTCCCATTATACAGACGGAATATATATTGAAAACAACAAAACTAAATTAGGAGGCAAGTTAAAAGCATTAAGTAGTTTAGCCAAAGACCTTGTTAATTGGTATTCAAACAAATTAAACTAA
- the lexA gene encoding transcriptional repressor LexA has protein sequence MNNLTPRQKQILDFVTKYSNKKGYAPSHKEIGKYFKLTSSATINEHLDAIASKGYINKEKHQKRNIEIKSLETLVSVPLVGTITAGEPIETYEIPEKISVPKNLLSQQGEHFALTVNGNSMIGEGIFSGDTVIVRKQDTAKDGDSIVALINGSETTLKKIYKEKNGFRLQPANPELKPIFVKQLEIQGRVISVIRNLETLVNKINCGDVLETIKKIPESSVHLAITSPPYNVGKSYDNHNDKMEYSDYLDWLYKVWQETKRVLVPGGRFAINIAPTGIKDFVPIHHDFIAQLRKLGMKFRTEIIWYKQTMLKRTAWGSFKSPANPHIVPSWEYVLIFSKDQDRLDGDSKMADITKDEFMKFSDGFWQIWPERQRKGHPAPFPEDLIYRLVKFYSYKDSTILDMFGGTGTVATVAAKTGRNFIHIDVSPQYCKIAKDRLEKEINQGKLV, from the coding sequence ATGAATAATCTAACTCCTAGGCAAAAACAAATCCTTGATTTTGTAACTAAATATAGCAATAAGAAAGGCTATGCTCCTTCCCATAAAGAAATCGGGAAATATTTTAAACTTACTTCCTCTGCCACCATTAATGAGCACCTAGATGCCATTGCAAGTAAGGGTTATATAAATAAAGAAAAACATCAAAAAAGAAATATAGAAATTAAATCTTTAGAAACATTGGTTTCCGTACCCCTTGTTGGAACCATCACGGCTGGTGAACCAATAGAAACATATGAAATCCCAGAAAAAATATCAGTACCAAAAAACCTTTTATCTCAACAGGGTGAACACTTTGCTTTAACAGTTAATGGTAATAGTATGATTGGCGAAGGAATTTTTAGTGGAGATACAGTGATTGTTCGTAAGCAAGATACTGCAAAAGACGGAGATAGTATAGTTGCACTTATAAATGGAAGTGAAACAACATTAAAAAAGATATATAAAGAAAAAAATGGCTTTAGGCTTCAACCAGCTAATCCAGAACTCAAACCAATATTTGTAAAACAACTTGAAATACAAGGCAGGGTTATAAGTGTCATTCGTAATCTAGAAACCTTAGTAAATAAAATTAACTGTGGCGATGTTTTGGAAACAATTAAAAAAATACCAGAAAGTTCAGTACACCTAGCAATAACTTCCCCGCCATATAACGTTGGAAAAAGCTATGATAATCATAACGATAAAATGGAGTATTCTGACTATCTTGATTGGTTGTATAAAGTTTGGCAGGAAACAAAAAGAGTTTTAGTTCCTGGTGGAAGATTTGCTATAAATATTGCTCCAACTGGTATAAAAGATTTTGTACCAATACATCACGATTTTATAGCTCAACTCAGGAAACTCGGAATGAAATTTCGAACAGAAATTATATGGTACAAACAAACAATGCTAAAACGAACTGCGTGGGGAAGTTTTAAAAGCCCAGCCAACCCACATATTGTTCCGTCTTGGGAATATGTTTTGATTTTCTCTAAAGATCAAGATCGTTTAGATGGAGATAGTAAAATGGCTGATATTACCAAAGATGAGTTTATGAAATTTTCCGATGGATTTTGGCAGATTTGGCCAGAAAGACAAAGAAAAGGACATCCAGCTCCATTTCCCGAAGATTTAATATATAGATTAGTAAAATTCTATTCCTATAAAGATAGTACTATTTTGGATATGTTTGGAGGAACAGGCACAGTAGCAACTGTAGCCGCCAAAACTGGTAGAAATTTTATACACATAGATGTTTCTCCTCAATACTGTAAAATCGCTAAAGACAGACTAGAAAAAGAAATTAACCAAGGAAAGTTAGTTTAA